The sequence AGAATTGGAGACAACGGGATTCAAAAAAATGCTAAAATATTATAGTTGGAAGTCGAACCAATAacctacaaaagaaaatttttaattTCATTTCTCACTAacattagtatatatatatatacataaaaaaaaaaagatcactTATGCGCAATGCAACATTCTGATAAAGGGAACTCAATTGGCAACCTTGGGGAAGATAGCTACTTGGCTCATTTTGGTGGTGAAATTGTTTGTTTGGAAATTTCTCGAAAAACTAATTATAGGATCTTCTCTCTATTGAAACAATAGAAGGGCCATTATGTTCATTAATAAAGAATTTACTAAATGAGATATGGAAGCGAAATTGCGCCTATGTTCCTTATTTGTGGCGCATAAGCCTACATTTGCTCATCACCTACAACAATAGAAACAACACAAATACATTCATAGAGAACAAACAAAGtggaaaataaagaaattaattatAGAAGATTTATTATACTATCACAAAGTAATATTTAAAATAGGGCAATAATAGAAGATTTATATAACTAGACAGTTAAGCCGTTTGGTCACCTACTTATTATTCTCTTTCTGCActtttttctttaaaagaaaACTATACCTTGTACATCGTATGTGAaattaatgaatacaataataatacagaGAAAAGGCATTCACATGGACCCAAAACTTTGTTTTGGACACATTTAGAAGCCCAATAAAGAAAGTACAAAGTAGGCCCACAATGATTGGGTCACATTACATAATTGTGCAACCTGTAGCATTTTCTTCACTAAAGTATTCACTGTTAACGTAAGGGCCCTTTCCGTAGCCAGATGGGCCAGGGCCAGGCCCATATCCATACGAGTAGTTACCGTAATATGGGGTTGGGGCTTGTGGCACCGGAGTTCCGTAGTACTGATAACACGGGCCTCCGGTGTAATAACATTGCCCGCAACCGCATCCATGTGCTGCTGCTTGTGGGTATCCTTGGACCGGCATCATCATCACCGGCTCTGATACCCACGGCATTGCCACCATTGCAGCTGCATGACCGTCTTTGGGCTTTTCGGGCTCTTTTTGTTTTGGCTTGTCAATTATGGTCGGCTTTTCTTGTTTGGGCTTCTCGGTATCTTTTGCTTTGTCCTTGGGCTTCTCGGGCTCTTTTGTTTTGTCCTTGGGCTTCTCGGGTTCCTTGGGCTTTTCAAAGGTGACAGTCTTACCTTTCTCAGGATCCTTGGGCTTGTCTTTGGGCTTTTCAGGCTCCTTGGGCTTTTCAGGCCCTTTGGGTTTCTCAGGTTCCTTGGGCTTTTCAGGAGCTTTGGTCTTTGCAGGCTCTTTGATCTCAATGCTCTTGATTGCTTTTCCTCCTTTATAACACAATTTGTCGCGAATTTTTTCTGGACTGCAACATACCACAGTGATGGTGACAGTATTGGCTTTCTCATCATACACTTGGTCTCTAACTTCTGCAATTTAAACCATTTTAACATCAAATATGTACCTCAAAAAAATCAAACGAAGTTTTTACACTATTAGGtcaataaaaaatatttacaaataagCTAGATTATCTGCTACAACAAATCATAGTATTATATTTCTTTACACAATCACTATATATAAGTTAtaaacctaaactgaattctAATCTCTATCATGTCAGCTCTAAGAGTATGAAagaaaagagggggggggggggggtcatgaaggaaaataaagacTTACGGGGCATTTTGCAGAGAACTTTCTTGGCTTTCTTGTAGCAACAAGGGCACTGAAGATCAACCTTAAGCACCATTTTGGTGGTCTGTTAAgagaccaaaataaaaaaaaatcagtgTCATTCATTAaggaaaatatgaaaattaacGCTAGAGACTTTAAAAGGTGGATCCAAATGATATTGAGCTATTGAACATGTAATAATGATCCCCTTTTTTTTGTATTCTAAGGGGgaaaaaaaacacaacaacaattacGAGCCCTGAGATTTGACGGCGGACTTAAAATGCCACCTACCAACAGTGGCGGATGCAGAGCTAGTGAGAATTGAACCAGCGACCTAAAAAAGATTTTAAATTCtcttgaccactaaactacaaTTTTGGATTGTGTCAAGGGCATTCAAAACATattatatagaggtaaaaaaatagattttgccttatatatacaatgtaatttttcggCAAAGAAAATTCGGGTGAACTCCCTTccgcccctaaatccgcccctgagcTACATACGCTTTTTCAGTCTCAAACAAGTTAGCATCggctaagaaaaaagaaaacagcaATGATAAAAAAGACTAGCATTACCTTCTCAGTGTTGTCACCACCCATGGTTCAGACTTGAAAGTGTAGACCAGAGAAGTGAGAAAATAGATCTGAATTCACAGAAAAAAAAATGAGGAGGAGAAAAAGGGTGTGGTATTAATAGTATGAAAGAATGAAAAGGAGAAATGACTTAGGAAAGAGGTAAGTAAGTTAGGAAAGGAGAAGGAATTTGTTGAAATTCATGATATCATCAATTGATTGATTGGCAGCTTCTAGCTAGGAGTTGAATAGTTGTGTGTGGGGCGGCCTACGATTGCTGACTATATACTCTCGTTTGCATGTGCTGGATTTGATTGTCACACCTCACCTTTCCATTTTCTTTCaaaccaaaaataatttattaatagTAGGAATACTAGTGATGTGTATTTTCTTAGTTTAATCATGTGATATTTAAAGTCCATTACAGTTAAACTTCTCTATAACACCtttatttattttgatattttttaatttttatagtgaTCAAGTgttgttataaaaaatatatattataacataacataaaaatcggtTCCAAaaaaaacttggcttttatagtgagtGACTGTCATATATGAAGGTTGTTATAGAGAGGCATGATTGTACATCGGTAATGTGTGCATAGAGCCATAGACAGAGACTTTTGATAAATTCTCGGCTCAGAAAAAGTATCGTCACATCACAGTAAAAGAAATACGGTAAGGGAAAagtcattaaaagaaaaaatagtaacaacaacatGATAATAAGATAACCGGAAAAAAAGAGACTGTCGGTGGTAATAGAGTTCTAAGTGTAAGAAAATCTGCCATAGGTATTAAAAAGAAAAGCTCGACTATACattctaccctaattctcgaccttcATACTCTCTTAGGAAGGGTCATGTCCTCCGTAAGTTGCACATGTGTCATGTCCTGCCTTATCATCTCTTCCGATAATTCTTTGGCCTACCCCTACCTCTCCTCAAACCTACCATGGCCAACCTCTCACGCCTTCTCGTTGGAGCATCTGGGCATCTCCTCTTCACATATCCAAATTATCTCATCCCCATTTTCAATATCATGTCCACTACGGGGCCATTaatcaattaatttaaattcGCATTGTATAGacttacaaaaaagaaaagaataaaacggTCTATTGAAAAAAATTAATTCGAGGCGTCTTATTAAAAATGGAGAGATCTCAACTATGTATTGATGATTACTAGTGATTGTATAGtactacaaaaaataataaagaatagAGTAGGGAGTGGTTTAGTTTGGTTAGTGCAATAATGGAAGATGTACCCCACATGGCAGGTATGCTTAACCCCTGATTCTAACAGCTAATTTGTTCACTAGTTTCTTTTACTTTACAATTTTTGGATATTATATTATGTACTAATCATAAATGTTTTAGTaacaattttcaattttcttttctttaatttgaagTAGCAGCAAAAACATGTTGAAGAGTTGCCGTCCTAACTTCTCAAAATCTACCATTCTCGAAAATTCAAACTACCTCATAAAATCAAATTATACatgtgatgataggctataattacgtattttagtcgcttattacactcgaatttactacactttaattgggtttgagctttaatcgctagtgtcttgcactaattgtgtgttttatgccttgtaggggtgatcccgagctatgtagatgttatggattgaattcaagtgatttggagctttgaagtctgagtaaaagcccaaggaattaagtcgggatcgtacTCAGGAATAAACGGATGATAGAGCaacaaaacgaagaatcgagtaagCATATTGcgtactgtctagtaaaatacacataacgtttctctcagaactccatttagtctccacaatatatggttggaaagctaactcaaagggatacaactttcatgttttacattttttccaaattccaaacaaaGCAGGGTGAAAAACGCAGTTGAAACCACGACCGCGGACCTGACGCGGACTAAGGCAGTGCACTAGGAAAGTACCGCGGCCGCGGACGTCCAGGCCTGGAAACTTGTCCTTTTTggcgtaggagaaggtataattgtttgggcctgaccctacttagtatatatagatggaaaaacggtattttgaggagaggagaccaatttttgacacaaattcgacctaaggagacAGAGACACAGtaggagcaaggcggggaattcttctacgaatttttccttcctcttcctatttttgaTTGTTGGTTATGACTCTTAGTATtatagttttacatactattatgaataggtaatttgttatctagggttttgatggaaccttttatagaataaattcttgttatgtttttatataattgagccgtagtattttctctatttgttcaactatattattcttgttgttgatttaagggccctcaattagctgtgcttatttagtatatattactcggaagagagtgcatatttaggtagttgttgaacaacatcactcccgacaTATGTGaagaatcaataaccaagggtttaaaggtgggattagggataacgaaactttgggtgcgatctaagtgagctgtaattatacccagctagcgtaactcgggagaatatgtctagtaaattgtcgtaattactcgggagagaattacaacacgtAGAGCgttcatgatcggtagagaatacttaggtgaacttatagaagacatagcgggaaggattctgataattgagaaaatcataactctagacctccttaatcttttctccaacctgtagtatctttagtgttaatttatattttaatttgttagttagttagttaaacacaagaatcttaatatctgtaagttaggaattgttcaagcttgtattctttgtgatagtgaacaactgtagctaagccttagttctctgtggaattcgactccggacttgtaaaccggattatatttgcaacgaccgctttatcctttttataaggcatagttgggcgtgatcaaattttggcgccgttgccggggaactaacggtatagttgtaggtgtacatatttctaggttgcaagtttgaatttttatttttgttttcttgtatttgatttttttatttttatttttgacttgagagacgtggcatcttggaattatgagaattttgatgttggtaattctacttttgatcctctTTATGCATATTATGGAGGAAAAACCCAttgcaaaattgtcaaaatattcccagagcgagttatgtgcaccaactcaatcttatgtgtggaatgtgtgtgatatgtgtggtggtcaagatggtcactttcatggttgtgatTATATATCTTatcctcccccaaccccttactatgatggttctactttttctgGTGAAGTTAATAGGATCAAAGAACCTTGGGAAGCTGACCTGAAGAAAATCGAAGATATGTTAAAGCTGACCATGGATATGTTAAAGTGTCACGTGGAACAATATGATGAGAAACCACGACAGAtacaaaggcaagaggcaactattcacaacttggagaCGCAAGCGAATAAATTAATTGAACCTTGTAAAGCGCAACAAGTTgatattgtggatagtagccaatatGAGTATGAAGTGGCtgcagaaattgccattattcTGGAGGATTTAAAAAAATACGAGGATGAGCTAGAGGAGAAGGCcatagtagaacaccaacaatcaattgcactagattttgaggatgtcgatgttgtagaagagatactagagtcaaccaaggatattgatgatgcatatttagttgactctattgtcattagtgttgagaatgtagacagtcccaatgttcatgtagttgagcgcattagtccacactccaagcatttttccacattgtatttggatgatgatatggaaatagagtcgtccgagcaacttgaggagtcaaggagtAAGGAACAAGATGTCTACATTCTGGAATGCTTCTTCCCAGAAAGTCAGGAATACGcatctcatctaaaggccaagaagtgcagaatactacattgttttattgggccagtcagattcgttccaccaccctaggagcatgatcatagagcagaatcaaaacttgggtCCAATTTATAAGTTCGAAGTGGAAGCAAAAAGTGATCCGCGTCGTGCctcgacgttaaatcaagcgcttgttgggaggtaaCCTAGCTTTActgctttgttttatttctttgataatttttttatcgtattatttttgtagtgccgatttttaattttctaggagcatggaaagcaaagctattggaaggatgcaacagcaaATCAGATGGTTGGAAcaaagtgtgaggtacccgcacgaaggaccaagcctGGGAGAAGTGTGAGTACCCTATGAACTGCTAGTGCTTCGGCATTTGGCCTACCAGTGAGTTTGTCTTACCCTCTTATGGTTATGATGtgtattggggacaatgcacaattttaagtgtggagtgaggagattgtctgggtgatttTTCATGCTACTTTAGCTGTGTTAGTTTAATTAAATAATGATTTTTtaaaaagattggacttttcccgacgatggatctattagacaattttctcgagggatttaagtctaaagaaaaaaagacaaaaaaagattttcttttgttaggtagtgtagcaattaccccttggtttttctttaacccacggttcttttccaagggttttgtttgaattggatgtagttagttttttttaggagtaggagctaTTGTGTTGTATTTTAAATTGAACcaatatctcttgacttggttatgccttgagaatagtgactACTTTGGCTGTGACGCTTAGGcacagtttttgactcttgtagaagtaccttaaattgtataatcttaactttgcttaactactttgactagagtgtctatgaatccaatcctgagtgagttatgtgccatgtgtgtgtaaggttttgtATTATTcagtgcattgcatttgatgtttagaacttgccccgtgtatttgcaaagcgaaatagtaattttattcagtcttgaaagtgatatatgtatttatttgttgagctagatatgtatattttacccgcctaattgttatgtatcatagttaaccccctttgagcctgtaatcctgattctttggcaaccacattacaaaccttactcatttgtttgaattaactatctatttgaaccattgtaacttctcatgagcacttgaattgtttatgaactttgtaaatgTTAACGTGCGAGGTTgttggtttgacttttgagtggaactaattaaataaggagaaaggtgcactgttttgaaaaagtaagagccacttgaattgagaaaaaaaatagttggattgttgtgaagaaaaaaaaattccttgataagtggtggctTTTGATGTAAGTGTACTTAAAGAagaatggggtaatatacattgaagtgaaggtggagttttggtttaacataagtatggggtttgaatgttaaagtatatgtattaaaatgcttagggatgtgtagtcactcttatatttaaatgtatcatacccgtcccgcagcctacattacaatcaaataaagtcctacttgatcctaggcTGAATAAGTTCGagtagtagagtagtacactacgggcaagcctatggtgcatcttttatggtatatgaatgttatttctgagagtgggtgaattctttctatcttgagttcctaagtattcttaaattttattgtgtggaactactctcttttgttgtatgagggcacttgattcatgaaggaaaggtaatgtcagtgacctctatgttagagtaagtgagtgagttgtgaataatgcgtggtacttgtgagtcaaatcttgaggtgaagatattacgcttttgtgcttagtctattttaaatactcttggtgtgatgagttaggagaattgcttaaaaaggtcgtgtctataaaaaaaagtgtagtttgattgctcgaggacgggcaataatttaagtgtggggtattgatgataggctataattacgtattttagtcgcttattacactcaaatttactgcactttaattgagtttgagctttaatcgctagtgtcttgcactaattgtgtgttttatgccttgtaggggtgattccaagctatgtagatattataaaataaattcaagtgatttggagttttgaagtctgagtaaaagcctaaggAATTAAGCTGGGATCGCATTCGGGGATTAACTGATGATAGAGCaacaaaacgaagaatcgagtaggtatattgcgcattgtctagtaaaatataCATAACTTTTTTCTCAGAACTTCATTTTGTCTCCACAATATATGATTGGAAAGCTAACTTAAAGAGctacaattttcatgttttatatttttccaaattccaaacagaACAGGGTAAAAACGCGGTCGAAACCGCGACCGCGGACCTGACGCGGACTGAGGCAGTACACTAGGAAAGTACCGCGTCCGGACCGTGGCTGCGGACGTCCAGACCTAGAAACTTGTCCTTTTTGGCGTAGGAGAATGTATAattatttgggccc is a genomic window of Nicotiana tabacum cultivar K326 chromosome 16, ASM71507v2, whole genome shotgun sequence containing:
- the LOC107776993 gene encoding uncharacterized protein LOC107776993, with protein sequence MGGDNTEKTTKMVLKVDLQCPCCYKKAKKVLCKMPQVRDQVYDEKANTVTITVVCCSPEKIRDKLCYKGGKAIKSIEIKEPAKTKAPEKPKEPEKPKGPEKPKEPEKPKDKPKDPEKGKTVTFEKPKEPEKPKDKTKEPEKPKDKAKDTEKPKQEKPTIIDKPKQKEPEKPKDGHAAAMVAMPWVSEPVMMMPVQGYPQAAAHGCGCGQCYYTGGPCYQYYGTPVPQAPTPYYGNYSYGYGPGPGPSGYGKGPYVNSEYFSEENATGCTIM